The segment TCGAAGATGAATCCGGCGTCGCCAATCTCATCTTCTACCCCGATCGCTACGCTCGTTTTCGCTTAACCTTGATCGAAGAGCCCTTCCTCCGCTGCCGCGGCCGGGTTCAAAAGGAACGAGGCGTTATCCATGTCCTCGCAGAGGACCTCCAGCGCTTGGACCTCGCCCAACAACTCCCGGAAGAAGCCTCGCACGACTTCCACTGAGAAGCGGCCATTCCGGGAAAAGGCATTACATTATCCGAGAATGAGGCCGTTCGTTCGGGATCGAATCGGCAGCTAAAGCAGCCCCCCATGTCTCATCGGTCCGGTGTGGATTCCCCACAACCAATCCTTGTGGGGCGGGTTCCGAATTGGACGGGTGGATAAAGATGACGCAAGGCCAGTTGCCGGGGACGATTGGGGATTCCGATGCGTCTTTCTTTCCGAAAGAGTCATTCAGGAGCAGAACAACTTTTCGAAAAGCTCTTTGCTCAAACGTTCTCCGTCCTCGGTCAGGAGAACGGACTTGGCTTTGCTTTTGGGATTGGAGATTAGATTCTTCTCATGAAGCCGATTCAGCGCTTCCCAATCGTGGCTTTTCCAAGCTCTGGGTAAGGTGTCTTCGGGTTTTCCCTCGTAATAGCTGGTTAAGTGAAGGAGGGCGAGAACGGCTTCGTCGATCTTGTCGGTGTTCGGTTCCATAGAGAAGCGATTATGAAATTATGGGATCGGAAGCCAGAATGAAGAGAGGCTTTAGGGAGGAGGGCACGCTCAGGAGCGCTAATTATGTAGATCATTTTTACTTTTCCGCTTCCCTGAATCAGCGATCTCGCCCAGCCTGCTCTTATGTCAGGATTTGCCACGCAACTCGCGAAACGTCTCGGGAAGGAGGAACGGGCGAATACCGATCCTTGGTTTTGGGGATATCTTTTTCAAGGAGCCGTCATTCTAGGGATCTCTCCGATCCTGATTCCGATCATCGTTGGAAATGCGGCCAGCGCATCGGCAGTGGGTTTGGTGGTGGGAGCCTTCTATCTCGGGCAGGTGTTTTCCCCGATCATTGGGAAAATTGCCGACGATACCCGCTGGTTTGCGGGGTTCTTTCTCGGTGGGTTCGTGCTCATCGCTCTCGGATGTGTGGGGTTCATCTTCTTCGAGTCTACGGGGCCTTGGGTTCTCTGTGCACTCCTACAAGGGGTCGGCGCCGGAATGACGAATACGACCGCATTCAGTTACATCGTCGAATTCCGGCCGAGGGAGGAATGGGACGGCCATCTCGGATGGTTGCAAACCTTCTACGGAACTGGGCAGGCGGTCGGTCTGCTTCTGGCGGCGTTGCTACAGTCGGATGTGGTTTTTGGAATGATTCTCTGCGGCGTCCTGATGGTTCCGGGGATATTGCTCGCGCGGGTGGGGTTGCCCTCTGTCGGATCCCGCCCGAAGCGTCAGGAGAAGGTACATCATCCGAAGCCCACAATGGGAGCGGCCATCAGTCCGGCGTCGGTGGTTCGGCACTTCGAACATTTCCACCTTGGGAGGTTTGCCAAGGGTTTGGGCCAGAACCTTTTCTCCCGATACACCTTGTGGATCACGAGTTGGTTTTTCCTGATGATTGGGGTGTGGATGGTGATGAATTTTCTGCCTCTGCTCATGAAGGCGAACTACGGGATTTCGGCGGGACAGTCCTCGCTCTACTACGGGATTGCGGCAACGGTGGGTATCTTTCTCTATGCGCCCTCAGGTTCCTGGTCGGAGAAGATCGGACCCGGAAAGGTTGTTCTCATTGGGGCGGTCGGTCTCATCATTACCAACCTCGCCCTCGTCCTCCTCGTTCCCGTCCCCTCAACGGTTCAAATGATTCTGGTCCCGCTTTTCTTTGGCATTTTACCCATTGCCTGGTCTCCCCTGATTGTCGGGGGATCTGCTTTGGCGGGAGAATTGGCAACCTTTTCGCAGGGCGCGGCCATGGGGATTTTTAACGCAGCCATGGCCGTGGCCAGTGTGACGGCCGCAGTGGTCGGTGGATGGATCGCCGGAACATTCAGCTATGGAACCGTGACCTTGGTCGCCATGATCGCCGCGATCGCCGGAGCCGTGTTGCTTCTGCCTTTGTGCGGGAAGAAGAAAGAGCATCCTCTGGCGGCGGACGGTTCGGCGGAATAGTTTTCGAGATTTCGGGCTGTCGGACTTCCAGCCTGGGGCGCTGCCCCGGACCGTGTATCCCGCAGTCGCGGGAGAACGGATGTTGCCTCTCAGACGTTACCTTTCCGACGAACCGTTTGCTAAAGCGGCACGGTACTTTATTGGCTGCGAGTTTGATTCCCCGCGCCAGTGTGCGATCTCAGATTTAAAATCTCAAAATCACCGCGGAAGTTGAGTCTCAATGCTCTGCGCTCTCGTCGATATTGATCGGCGGGGACCAGCCTTCCGGTTCGCGGACCTGATCGATCAAGGCTTGCACCTTTTCGGATGGGGCCGGGAAGAGGGGGGTCAGGCCGATGGTGACGGCGAGGTTGACGAACATGCCGACGGTGCCGAATCCTTGGGGATCGATGCCTTGGTCAGTGAGCCCGAGGGTCCATTGGGGCATGTCGAAGAAAACGACGCTGATAACGTAGAAGGCGGTGATTCCGAGTCCGGCGACCATTCCGCAGAGGGCGGGAATG is part of the Puniceicoccus vermicola genome and harbors:
- a CDS encoding DUF6429 family protein, whose translation is MEPNTDKIDEAVLALLHLTSYYEGKPEDTLPRAWKSHDWEALNRLHEKNLISNPKSKAKSVLLTEDGERLSKELFEKLFCS
- a CDS encoding MFS transporter, with amino-acid sequence MSGFATQLAKRLGKEERANTDPWFWGYLFQGAVILGISPILIPIIVGNAASASAVGLVVGAFYLGQVFSPIIGKIADDTRWFAGFFLGGFVLIALGCVGFIFFESTGPWVLCALLQGVGAGMTNTTAFSYIVEFRPREEWDGHLGWLQTFYGTGQAVGLLLAALLQSDVVFGMILCGVLMVPGILLARVGLPSVGSRPKRQEKVHHPKPTMGAAISPASVVRHFEHFHLGRFAKGLGQNLFSRYTLWITSWFFLMIGVWMVMNFLPLLMKANYGISAGQSSLYYGIAATVGIFLYAPSGSWSEKIGPGKVVLIGAVGLIITNLALVLLVPVPSTVQMILVPLFFGILPIAWSPLIVGGSALAGELATFSQGAAMGIFNAAMAVASVTAAVVGGWIAGTFSYGTVTLVAMIAAIAGAVLLLPLCGKKKEHPLAADGSAE